From the Micromonospora echinospora genome, the window GATGGCCGAGGGGAAGCTCCTCGCCACCGGCAAGGTCGGCGCGGGCGTCTCCGCCGAGCAGGCGAAGGACCTCGCCCAGCGCTGCGCGCTGAACGCGCTCGCCGCGATCGACGCGCTGGTCGGCCTGGAGAACGTGGTCAAGGTGGTGAAGCTGACCGGCTTCGTCGCCTCGGCGCCCGGCTTCACCGGCCAGCCCGGCGTGATCAACGGTGCCTCCGACCTGCTCGGCACGGTCTTCGGGGAGGCCGGCCGGCACGCCCGCAGCGCGGTCGGAGTGTCGGAGCTGCCGCTGGACGCCCCGGTCGAGGTCGAGGTCATCGTCGAGGTCGGCTGACCGGTTCCGTTCGCCGCGACCCCACCCGGCCCGGCCGGGTGGGGTCACGTGTCCCACCGGCTTTCCGGCCGTACGGTGGCCGGTGCGGCTTTCAAGATCGCGACGACTGGCCGGTCGGGTCGTACGATCGCAGCCATGACGGGGCACATGACGACGCCGGCGGCCGGGCTGGCCGATTCGCTGCCGGAGTGGGTGACGCTGCTACGCGCGCCGAACCCCGGCCCGATGACCCTCGACGGCACCAACACCTGGCTGCTGCGCGCCCCGGGACGGGACGAGACGGTCGTGGTCGACCCGGGCCCCGCCGACGAGGAGCACCTGGCCCGGATCGCCGCCCACGCGCCGGTCGGGTTCGTGCTGATCACCCACGGGCACCCGGACCACACCGACGGCTCCCGCCGCCTGGCCGAGCTGCTCGGCGGGGTTCCGGTGCTCGCCGCCGACCCGGCGCACACCGTCGACGCCGAACCCCTCACCGAGCACTGGGAGCCCGCCGGCGGCTCCGGCTTCCGGATCGACCTGGTGCCCGTCCCCGGGCACACCGCCGACTCGGTCTGCTTCCTCGTCGAGCACGAGGGCGAGCGGGTGGTCCTCACCGGCGACACCATCCTCGGCCGGGGCACCACCGTGGTCGCCCACCCCGACGGCGACCTCGGGGACTACCTGGCCAGCCTGGAACGGCTGTCGGCGTACCGGGGGGTCGTCGCCCTGCCGGGGCACGGCCCGGCGCTGGCCGACTGCGGCGCGGCGGCCGACTACTACCTCGCCCACCGGCGGGCCCGGCTCGACCAGGTCCGGGCGGCGGTCGCCGCCGGTGACACCACCGCCGCCGAGGTGGTCGCCCGGGTCTACGCGGACGTGGACCGTTCGCTGTGGTGGGCCGCCGAGTGGTCGGTCCGGGCCCAGCTGGAGTACCTGGGGGTGACGCCCCGGGAATCCGGCGGCGGAGAAGCGCGGTTGGACCAACCGTGACCTGCCCGGTGTGTGGAACCGTCGCCGTACCCGGCGCCCGGTTTTGCCACAACTGCGGTGCCGCGCTGCCGGCCGCCGCGACCCTGCCGGCGGCCGAGCGCCGGGTCGTCACCGTGCTCTTCGGTGACCTGTCCGACTTCACCTCCTGGTCGGAGGACCTCGACCCGGAGCGGGTCGGCGCGGTCACCGACCGGGTGCTCGCCGCGCTCGCCGGGGCGGTCAAGACCTTCGGCGGGCACGTCGACAAGCTCACCGGCGACGGCATCATGGCGGTCTTCGGCGCGCCGGTCGCCCACGAGGACGACGCCGAGCGGGCCGTGCGCGCCGCGCTCTCCATGCAGCGGGCGGTCCGCCGGGTGCTCGACGACGAACGCGGCGGCGGGGCCCCGCTCGGCCTGCGGGTCGGGCTGAACACCGGGGACGTGATCGCCGGAATCCAGGCCGCCATCGAGTACACGGTCATCGGCGACACGGTGAACACCGCCGCCCGGCTGGCCGACGCCGCCGCCGTCGGGGCGGTGTACGCCGGGGCGCGGACCTCCGCCGCCACCCGGCACGTCGCCTCCTGGCGGGCGCTGCGCCCGCTGCGGCTCAAGGGCAAGCGGGAGCCGGTCGAGGCGTACGAACTGCTCGGGCTCCTGGACGCGCCGGGCACCCGCTCCGGGCTCGGCGACGAGGCCCCGTTCGTCGGTCGGGAGGCCGAGGTGGGCCGGGTCGCCGGCCGGCTCGCCGAGGTGATCGACCGCGCCGAGCCGAGGGTGCTGCTGATGACCGCCGAGGCGGGGATCGGCAAGTCCCGGTTCGCCGCCGAGGTGGAACGCCTCGCCGCCGGGTACGACGTCGGCGCGGGCCGGTTCGCCGCGCACACCGGGGCGCGGGTGCTCTCGGTGCGCTGTGCGGCCTTCGGTGAGCGCCGCCGGCTCGCCCCCCTGGCCGACCTGGTCCGGGCCGCCGTGGGTCTGCCCGGCGACGCCGCGACCGCGGTCACCCGGGCCGCCGTGGAGGAACGGCTGCGCCGCCTCGAACAGCGGCTCGCCCGGGTGCAACCGGTGCCGCCGCCGCTCGCCACCGACCAACTGCTGGCCCTGCTCGGCTACGTCGACCTGCCCGGCACGCACGGCGGCCCGGCCGACGACGCCGAGTGGAACGCGAACAGCCCGCCGCCGGACGCCGAGGCGGTGCCGACCGCGGTGGCGGACCTGCTCAGCGGGCTCGCCGCCGAGGCGCCACTGGTGGTGGTCGTCGACGACCTGCACGACGCCACGCCGGAGACCATCCGGGCGCTCGGGGTCACCCTGTCCCGGCTGGCCGGACCGGTGCTGGTGCTGCTGCTGGGCCGCCCCGAACTGGTCCGGACCGCCGGCACGCTGACCCGGCTCTCCGAGGCCGAGGTGCACGTGCTGCCGCCGCTGCGCGGCGCGGACGCCTCCCGGCTGCTGACCACGTACCTCAGCGGCGGGAAGCTGCCCCAGGCCGACGCCGACCGGCTGCTCGCCACCGCCCAGGGCAATCCGTTCTACCTGGCCGAACTGGTGACCCTGCTGATGGAGCGGGGCGCGTTGACCGCCGGGGCCGAGCGGGACGGCAGCGGCGCGGCGACCTGGCGGCTGGCCCCGGGCTCCCTCGGCAGCCGGTTGCTCTCCCGTGACCTCGCCGCCGTCCTGGCGGCCCGGATCGACGCGCTTCCGACCGAGGCCCGCTCGGTGCTCCGGGACGCCGCCGTGGTCGGCGACACCGTGCCCACCGGCACCCTGGAGGCGCTGCGCGAACGGCGCACCGGGCGGGACGGCCGCCCGGCCGCCGTGGTGGCGGTGGAACTGGACCGGGCCGTGGAGGAACTGCTGCAACGCCGGATGCTGCACCGCACCCGGACGGGCTACTCCTTCGCCACCCCGCTGATGCGGGAGGCCGCCTACGCCGGGGTCAGCAAGGCCGACCTGGCCGACCGGCACGCGGCCCTGGCCCGCTGGGCCGCGCCGACCGACTCCGCCGGCACCCCGGTCCCGGGCGGGTTCACCGACGCCGCCCGGGACGAGTTCGTCGCCGAGCACGCCGAGCGGGCCACCGCGCTCGCCGACGCGGTCGGGCTCCGTCCGGACGCGCCGGCCCGCACGGTGGCCCCGCTGGGCGTGGCCGCGCTGGACCGGGCCGCCCGTCGCTCGCTCGCCGCCGGTGAGCCGGCTCTCGCGGTGGAGTACGCCGAACGCGCCGCCGAGCTGGCCCGGGACGGGCTGCCGGTGACGGCCCGGGTGGTGCACGCCCGGGCGCTGCTCCAGGTGGGGCGGGCCGCCGACGCGCTCGCCTTCGCCGAGAAGATCGCGGCCAACGCCACCGACGACGGCGCGACCCGGGCCAACGCCCTGCTGCTGGCCGGGCAGGCGTACCAGAACCTCGGTGACCTGGGGCGGGCGGTCGCGAGTTGGCAGGAGGCGTTGCAGGTGGCCGCCGCCGCCGAGCTGCCCACGCTGCGTGCCTCGGCGATGCGCCGGCTCGGCATGGCCGACTTCGTCACCGGGCGGTTGGGGCAGGCCAGCAGCCGGTTCGCCGCCGCGTACCAGGTCAGCCTGGCCGCTCAGGACCCGCGCGGGCAGGCGTGGTCGTTGCAGAACCTGGCCTGGGTGACCACCACCCGGGGCGACTTCGCCGGCACCGACGCGGTGCTCGGCCGGGCCGCCCGGCTCTTCGCCGAACTCAAGGACCCGTACGGGCGGGCCTGGCTGCGCGGGACGACCGCGTTCGCCCGGGTGCTCGCCGGTCGGCTGCGCGAGGCGTACCGGCTGGCGCGGATCTTCCTGCCCTTCGGCGAGCGGATCGGCGAGGCGTGGGTGGTCGGCACGCTGCGCGCGGTCGAGGCGTACGCCGCCGCCGAGCTGGGCGAGCTGGCCGAGGCGGACCGGTCGGCCCGGCGCGCGTACCGGGACTTCGTCGCCGCCTCGGACGACTGGGGACGTGGCTTCGCCCTGGTGGTGCGCGGTGCGATCGCCCGAGGGCTGGGCGAGCCCGAGCACGCGGCGGACCTGCTCACCGACGCCCTCGACCACGCCGGCCGGACCACCCACCCGCTGCTCACCGGCATGGCCGGCACACTGCGCGGCTTCGTCGCCCTGGAGCTGGGCGACCAGGCGGCGGCCGAGCGGTACGCCCGCGCGGTGCTCGCCGCCGTGGAACCGCACAACCCGCAGGCCCCGGCCCAGGTGGCCCCCCGGGTGCTGCTGGCGATGGCCCGGCTGGCGGCCGGTGACCCGACCACCGCGGTGGGGCTGCTCGCCCCGGTGGCGACTGCCGGCAACACCTCGGCGCTGCTGATCTCCCGACGACAGACCCTGGCCCGGTACGCTTCGGCGCTGCTCGCCCTGGGGCAGCACGAGCAGGCGCTGGACTGGGCCCGCCGGGCGGTCGCCGCACCGGCCGAGGACGTCCGCAGCCAGGTAATCGCGGCGACGGTGTTGGCCGAGACGTCGAGCGCGTGTGGACATCCGGTCGAGGCGCTGGCCGCCGCCGAGGAGGCGGTCCGGCTGGCGTACGCGACGGAGCAGCGCAGCGAGCGGGCCGGTGCGGAGGCGCTACGGGACCGGCTGATCGTCCCCGGCGTGGCCGAACCGGTCACCGCGTCGGCGGCTCCGGCGGACGCGACGACGGGGGCACCGGGGAGGTCGGCGACATCCGACGCGCCGGGCTCGGTCGGTTCGGCGGGATCTGCCGGTTCTGCCGATGCCGGAACGCGCCGGAGCGATTAGCGTGAGGGGCCACAGCGGTGGTCCACAGTGACGGCCGTACCCACGAAAGGACCGTCATGAGACTGCCGCGCTCCGCCGCCGGCTGGACCGTCGCGGTCTTCGGCGGGACGGCGTTGCTGAGTGGTGTGCTCGGGCTGCTCTGGCCGGCGGCCCTGCTCGGCATGTTGGGTCTCGCCGTGCCGCCGACCCGGACGTCCGGCGACCACACCGGCACCTTCCTGGTCGCGTCCTCCATGGCGGCGTTCAACATGGGGGTCTACTACCTCCTCGCCGCGGTCGGCGACTGGCGCCCGTTCTTCCGTTTCACCGTGGTGTTCCGGTTGGTCACCGTCTGTGTGTTCACTCTCGTGGTGGTGGCGGACGTCGCCCCGGTCGGCTTCCTCGGGGTGGCCGCGTGGGAGGGCGTGGGAGCGTTGGCGACCGCGCTGGGCCTCCGCGTGGACGCCCGCCGGCGAGCGGGCGGCGCGGGCGGTGCCGGGCCGTCATCCGCGCTGGTCGCCGGTGCGGGGCTCTGAGTCGCCGGACGAGTTGGGTATTTTCGAGCTGTGACCGCCACCCCGCCCGGCGCCCTGCCGAAGCCAATCGTGCCCGGTCTGACGGATTTGCAGGTATTTGCCCGGGGTGGCTACGCCACGGTCTACCGGGCCGTCCAGATCTCCGTCGGGCGTGAGGTCGCGGTCAAGGTGGAGAACCGCACCCTGGACAGCGAACGGGACCAGGCCCGATTCCTGCGCGAGGCGCGGGCCGCCGGTCGCATGTCGTCCCACCCGCACGTGGTGGACCTCTTCGACGTCGGCGTCACCATCGACCAGCACCCGTACCTCATCATGGAACTCTGCGACGGGTCGTACGCCGAGCGGATGCGGACCTCGCCGCTCGGCCCGGTCGAGGCGCGCGACCTCGGCGTCAAGATCGCCGACGCGCTGGCGCACTCGCACGCGGCCGGCGTGCTGCACCGCGACGTGAAGCCGGCCAACATCCTCCACTCGCACTTCAACTCCGCGGTGCTGGCCGACTTCGGGCTGGCGGTGCTGGCCGAGGTGCGGGACCCGACGGTCACCATGGAGGTGCTCACCCCGGCGTACGCGCCGCCGGAGATGTTCAACCACAGCCCACCCTCGCCGGCCGTCGACGTCTACGCCCTCTGCGCGACCCTGTACGCGGTGATGCACGGCCGGCCCCCGCGCTGGCAGTCGGAGCGCAATCCGAGCCTGGTCACCGTACTGGACATGTTCAACCGTCCGATCCCCGGACTGCCCGGCGTGCCGGAGGAACTGGTCGAGGTGCTCCGGCTCGGCATGTCGAACGATCCGGGCGCCCGGCCCTCCGCGGTCGAACTGCGCGGCCTGCTGGCCGGACTGCCACTCGGCCCGACGGACTCCCCGCACCACCAAGGGACGTCCTTCGTCGGGCCCTGGCGGCCCCCCGGCCCGGCCGAACGCACCGGCGACGATCCGGTACGCGGGCACACCGGTCAGCCCGCTCCGCGCGCTCCCCAGGAACAGGACCACCCGACCGTGCCGGCTCCGGTGCGTCGCCGGCGGCGCTGGTTCCTCGGTGGGGCCGGCGTGCTCGCCCTGGTCGCCTCGGCGGGCGCCGGGGCCTGGGTGGCGGACAACACCCGGACCCCGGACCCGTTGCCCACCGCCAACACCGCCGTCGTGGGGACGCTGCCCGGCTGCGTGGACGGTACGACCGAGTTGCCCGCAGGGGTGCGCTGCTCCGACGAGTTGCAGTGCTTCGGCCCGGTCCGGGTCCGGGGCGCCCGGGCCCAGGCCGTCCGGGTCCGCTGCGACCGGCGGCACACCTGGGAGAGCTACGCCGAGGGCGATCTCCCCGCCGAACTGGTCGGGGCCGACCACGACACGGTCAAGACGGCCGACTCGGTCCGGCAGGTCTGCAACCCCACGACGTTCCGGCTCACCAGCGGCCTGACCCACGAGGACGGGTGGAATCTGGAGGTGCTGCCGCCGGACGACACCGACCCCGACCAGACGTACCGCTGTCTGGCCGGCCGTGGGGTCGACGGCCTGGCGACGCCGACTCTCAGCCTGCGCTGATCGACCCGGTCCGCGTCGGCCCCGGCGGGACGGCGTGGTCAGCGGTCGCGGAGCCGGGCCCGTAGCGCCGCCACCATCATCGGATTGTCGAGAGTCTCCAGGGTGGGCGCGTCGATCCCGTGTGGGCCACCCGTGGACTGCTGCTGCGGCGGCGCGGTCGCCGGGTCGGCCGGTGGCTGGTGGCGCGCCGCGTCGACGGCGACCCCCGTGATCATCGCGAGCAGGACGACGAGGATGGCCAGCACCACGCCCAGGAAGTCGGCCCGGCGCAGGACGACCAGGGTGACCAGGAGGGAGACCGTCGCGAGCGAGGCGGTCACCGCCAGGATCCGGGCACGGGATCGGAGAAGACGAGTCACCCGTCCAGCATCGCCCGCCCGCCCCCGCTGTCAACCGCCGGACCACCTCCGTCGGCGGGGGCACCCGCTGTGCCACCGCACGGACGGTCCGGAGGGGCATGGCGGGGGCGCGTGAGGCGCGTCCCCGTCCACGTGCGACACGCACTGGAATCGTTCGCATACCCTGGGTGCCCCGCTGGTCGTCTCCCGGGAGGCCGTCCATGAACACGCCGTCCCGACAGCAACTCCGGGCGATCGCCACCGCGCTGGCGGTCACCCTGACCCTCTCCCTCGCGGCGGTCGCCGGCTGCGACAGCCGACAGGAGCCCGAGTTCCCCTCCGTGCAGGAGAAACTGCGCGAGACGCAGGTCCACGGCCAGCCCAAGCTGCGGATCGGCGTGGCGATCCTGGATCCGCTGCTGGACGAGGAGAAGAACGCCTTCGTCAACTTCGAGGCCGAGATCGCCCGGTACGTCGCCGCGTCGCTCGGCTACGAGGGGGACCGGCGGATCGACCTGGTGCCGCTGGCCACCGAGGATCGCATCCCCGCCCTCCAGAGCGGCGAGGTCGACCTGGTGGTCAGCAGCTTCTCGATGACCAAGGAGCGGGAGAGTCAGGTCCTCTTCGCCGGTCCGTACTTCGTGACCACCCAGGAGGTCCTGATCCCGATCCGGCTGAAGGACCGGGTCCGGACCATCGAGGACCTGCGTGACCCCAAGCTGCGGGTCTGCGCCAGCGGCGGATCGACCAGCGAGGCGGAGCTGGAGGAGCACGGCATCCGGCCCCGGGTGGTCAAGAACGTCAGCGACTGCGTCCGGGGCATCCGCGAGGGCCGGTACGACCTGGTCAGCTCCGACGAGGCCATCCTGGCCGGGTTCCGCTCCCAGTTCCCGACCGAGTTCCAGATCGTCGACATGCCCTTCGGCACCAGCGAGCGGATCGGCGTGGGGGTGCCGATCGGTGACCCGGCGCTGCGCGACCTGGTCGCGTACTTCCTGGACAAGAGCTACCAGCAGGGACGCCGGGACGGCAGCAGCCCCTGGTTGACGGCGTACCACAAGACGCTCGGCCCGTGGCTGAAGGCGGACCTGCCCCAGCCGCAGCCGTTGAACGTGCCGGACCTGGTGGACTTCGACGACAAGGCACCGACGCGATGAGCGCCCCCGTCGACGACCACCCGACCGTCTCCCCCGATCCGGAGCCCGCCCCGGTCCGGTCCGGCGACGACCACGCGGGGAACGGGGCCGGGCGACGCGACCGGGACGAGCGGCGGGACCGGGCGAGCCAGTCCTTCTGGACGCTCGTCGTCGGTGTGCCGGCGGTCTTCTCGGTGCTGCGGCTCGCCGTGGAGGCCGGGGGCGAACTCCAGACCACGCTGCTGCTGGTGGCGAACGTCGGACCGGTGAACCTGATCGCCGGTTTCCTCACCACCGCGGCCCAACTGGTCACCACGGTCCTGGTCGCCATCTTCGCCCTCGGCGCGGTCTTCGCGGTCAGCGCCGACGCGGCCCCCGACGCCGCCGGTCCCGTCCCTCCGGCCCGTCGACCGCTCTTCGCCCGGTGGGCCGACATCACCCCGGCCTGGCTGGTGCTGGCGAGCTTCCTGTTCGCGATGGTCACCTGGGAGCTGCTCTACCTGCCGCTGCTGCTGCCCGCGGTGGCCGCCGCGTTCCAGCTCACCCCGGAACGGCTGCACGAGCGGCTGCTGCCCCGCCTGCTGCTCCTGCTCGGCCTCCTGGCCGGGTACGGCTGGCTGGTCCTGCCCACCCTGGCCGACGCCTGGGACCAGCGGGACGTGGTGGCGTTGCTGCTGCTCGGCGGGCCGCCGCTGCTCGCCTGCGTCGTCGCCGGGCCCCTGCCCCGGGCGGTGCTCCGCCCGCTCGCCCCGGTCACTCAGACCGCCGTGCTGGTCGTCCTGGCCTGGGCCGCGGTGCCGGTGATCACCACTCCGGTGCTGCCGCTGACCGTGGTCACGGTGACCTCGACGGCCGGGGGGAGCGAGGACGTGCGGGGGCACGTGGTGGCCGTCGACGACGTGAACATGACGATCCTGGAAGCCCGCGGCGGGGTGCGGTTCGTCCCGGTGGACCGGGTCGAGTCGCAGGTGCTCTGCCCGAACGAGGACGAACTGCCCCGGCACCGGCTGCGGATCCACGACTTCCACGTCGAGGACTCGCTGCTGGAGGGGCTGGGCCGGCGGGTACGACCGGTGCACCGCATCGACGCCGCCTGCCGTACCCCGGTCTGAGCGGTCGGTCAGTACGACCGGTCCTGACCGAGCACGTGCTGCGCGACGAAGTTGAGGATCATCTCCCGGCTGACCGGGGCGATCCGACCGGCGCGAACCGCCCCGAGCAGGGTGGCGACGCCGTACTCGGTGGTCATGCCTGCCCCGCCGTGCACCTGGACGGCGGTGTCCACGGCGAGCGCGGCGGCCTCCCCGGCCGCGTACTTGGCCATGTTCGCGGAGATCCCGGCCTCCAGGTCCCGTCCGGCGTCGTAGAGGGCGGCGGCCTTGTAGATCATCAGTCGGGCCAGTTCCACCTGGATCGCCGCGTGCGCGAGCGGGTGGGACACCCCCTGGTGCGAGCCGATGCTCCGGCCACCCCAGACCGCGCGGGTGGCGGTGTACTCCGAGGCGCGCTCGACCGCGTACCGGCCGGTGCCGGCCCCCATCGCGGCGACCGTGATCCGCTCCGGGTTCAGGCCGGCGAAGAGCGCCGGCAGGCCGGCGTCGAGCGACCCGCCGACCAGCGCGTCGGCGGGCACCCGCACGTCGTCGAGGTAGAGCAGGAACTGGTTCTCCGGGGAGACGATCTCCATGTCCAGCTTCGACCAGGTCAGCCCGGCCGCGTCCGTCGGCACGACGAAGAGCGCCGGCTTGAGCTTCCCGGAGGCGGCATCCTCCGTCCGGGCCACCACCAGCACGTAGCCCGCCTCGTCGACGCCCGAGATGTAGCACTTGCGCCCGGAGAGCAGCCAGTCGTCGCCGTCCCGCCGGGCCACCGTACCGAGCCGGTGGAAGTTCGACCCGGCCTCCGGCTCGGTTATCGCGAACACCACCTTCAGCGAACCGTCGGCCAGTCCGGGCAGGAAACGTGCACGCTGCCCGTCGGTGCCGTGCCGGGCGATCACCGTGGCGGCGATGGCGGGCGAGACCACCAGCAGCAGCAACGGGCAGCCGGCGGCGGCCAGCTCCTCGCAGACGATCGCCAGCTCGGTGATGCCGCCGCCCCCGCCGCCGTACTCGGTGGGGATGTTGACCCCCAGGTAGCCGAGCCGGCCGGCCTCGTCCCACAGTTCGGAGGTGTGCTCGCCGGCCTTCGCCTTCGTCACGAAGTACCGGTGGCCGTACCGCCGGCCCAGCGCCCGGACGGCGTCGCGGAGCTGCTCCTGCTCGTCGGTCAGGTCGAAGTTCATCACGCGTCCTCCTGGATCGGGTCGACCACGGCCAGCACGGTGCGCGTCTCGACCTGCCCGCCGGCCGGCACCGGCAGGTCGGTGACGACGCCGTCGACCGGGGCGAGCACGGGGTGTTCGAGCTTCATCGCCTCCAGGGTCAGCAGCAGGTCCCCGGCGGTGACCCGTCGACCCACCTCGACGTGCCGGCGGGTGACCGTGCCGGGCAGCGGGGCCAGCAGCGAGCCGGCCGCCACCTCGGCGGTGGGCAGCGGCAGGCGCGGCAGCTCGGTGAGGCTCGTCGCCCCCTCCGGGCCGTCCACGAAGACCTCCGACCCCACCCGGTGCACGCGGTACGCCCGCCGGACCCCGTCGACGTCCAGCACCACCCGATCCGGGGCGGCCCCGACCAGGGCGACGGCCCGTTCGTCCGACGGGTCGATGGACCACTCGGCGAGCCCGCCGGCGCGGTCCAGCCGGTACCGGACCTCGATCTCGCCGTCCGCCCCGGCGAAACGGGTGACCTGGGGGGACGCGGGGACGTTCCGCCAGCCGGACGGGAGGGAACCGAGCACCGGCGCCGCGGCGCGGCGGGCGGCGGCCGAGGCGAGCGCGGCGGCGAGCGCGGTCAGCGACACCTCGTCGGCGGGCAGCAGCGGGGCGAAGACCTCCGGGTGCCGGTCGAGGAAACCGGTGTCGACCTCGGCGGCCAGGAACTCGGGGCTGCGCAGCACCCGGACCAGCAGGTCCCGGTTGGTGGTCACGCCGTGCAGTTCGGCGCGGGCCAGCGCGCCGGCCAGCAGCCGGGCCGCCTGGGTACGGGTCGGCCCCCAGGCCACCAGCTTCGCCAGCATCGAGTCGTAGTGCACCCCGACCGTCGAGCCGGCCGCCACGCCGGAGTCCAACCGCAGGCCGGGGCGCGTGAGGCCGCCGAACTCGACGGCCACCCCGGGCACGGCGAACCGGCGCAGGGTGCCGGTCGCCGGTCGCCAGCCGTGTGCCGGGTCCTCGGCGCAGAGGCGTACCTCGATCGCGTGACCGTTGACCGGCGGGGCCTGTGCGAACGGCAGCGGCTCACCCTCGGCCACCAGCAGTTGCAGCCGGACCAGGTCCAGGCCGGTGGTGAGTTCGGTGACCGGGTGCTCGACCTGGAGCCGGGTGTTCATCTCCAGGAAGAAGAACTCGCCGGTCGGAGCGAGCAGGAACTCCACCGTGCCCGCGCCCACGTAGCCGACCGCCCGTCCGGCGGCCACCGCCGCCTCGTGCAGCCGTTCCCGCAGGTCGGGCGCGAGGACACCGGGCGCCTCCTCGACGAGCTTCTGGTGTCGTCGCTGGATCGAGCACTCGCGTACCCCCTGCGCGGCGACCGTGCCGTGGCGGTCACCGAAGATCTGCACCTCGACGTGGCGACCGCGCTCGACGTACCGCTCGACGAAGACCGTGCCGTCGCCGAACGCCGCCGCCGACTCGCGGCGGGCGGAGGCGAGCGCCCCGGCCAGGTCGGCGGCGTCCCGGACCACGCGCATGCCCCGCCCACCGCCACCGGCGGACGCCTTGACCAGCACCGGGAAGTCGGTGACCGCGTCCGGGTCGGTCCAGGTCGGCAGCACCGGCACGCCGGCCCTCGCGAGCAACTCCTTGGCCGCCATCTTGTCGCCCATCGCGGCGATCGCGGCGGCCGGTGGGCCGACCCAGGTCAGCCCGGCGTCGGTCACCGCCGTCGCGAACCCGGCGTTCTCGGCGAGGAAGCCGTAGCCGGGGTGCACGGCGTCCGCGCCCGACCGGCGGGCCGCGTCGAGGATCAGGTCGATCCGCAGGTACGTCTCGGCGGGCGTGTTCCCGGCCAGGCGTACGACGTGGTCGGCCTCGGCGACGAACGGCGCGTCGGCGTCCGCGTCGGAGTGCACGGCGACGGTCTCGACGCCGAGCGCCCGGCAGGTGGCGAAGACCCGGCGGGCGATCTCCCCCCGGTTGGCGACCAGCAGTCTGGTGATCATCTGTGCTGAGCCTGCCCTTCGTTCGCGACTGCGGGACTCCGCTTCGCTGCGTTCCTCGCGCCCACGGTCTCTACATCCGGAAGACGCCGAAGCCGTCCGCCCCGACGACCGGACCACTGTGGATGGCCGAGAGGCAGAGGCCGAGGACGGTACGGGTGTCCCGGGGGTCGATCACCCCGTCGTCGTAGAGCCGGCCGGAGAGGAAGAGCGCCCCGGACTCCGACTCGATCTGCTGCTCGACCATGGCCCGCATCGCCGCGTCGGAGTCCTCGTCGTACTCCCGGCCCCGGGCGGCGGCGGCCTGCCGGGCCACGATCGACAGCACCCCGGCCAACTGCGCCGGCCCCATCACCGCCGACTTGGCGTTCGGCCAGGTGAACAGGAACCTCGGCTCGTACGCCCGCCCGCACATGCCGTAGTTCCCCGCCCCGTACGACGCGCCGAGGTTGACCGTCAGGTGCGGCACGGTCGAGTTCGACACCGCGTTGATCATCAGCGCGCCGTGCTTGATGATGCCGCGCTGTTCGTACTCGGTGCCGACCATGTAGCCGGTGGTGTTCTGGAGGAAGACCAGCGGGGTGTCGGTGGCGTTGGCGAGCTGGATGAACTGGGCCGCCTTCTGCGCCTCCTCGCTGAACAGCACGCCCCGGGCGTTGGCCAGCACACCGACCGGGTAGCCGTGCAGCTCACCCCAGCCGGTGACCAGCGCGGTGCCGTACGCCGGCTTGAACTCGTCGAAGTCGCTGCCATCGAGCACCCGGGCCAGGACCTCACGCGGGTCGAACGGCACCTTCAG encodes:
- a CDS encoding RidA family protein, yielding MTATPYAKLAELGLELPEVAAPVASYVPAVQSGRTVYVSGQLPMAEGKLLATGKVGAGVSAEQAKDLAQRCALNALAAIDALVGLENVVKVVKLTGFVASAPGFTGQPGVINGASDLLGTVFGEAGRHARSAVGVSELPLDAPVEVEVIVEVG
- a CDS encoding serine/threonine-protein kinase, producing MTATPPGALPKPIVPGLTDLQVFARGGYATVYRAVQISVGREVAVKVENRTLDSERDQARFLREARAAGRMSSHPHVVDLFDVGVTIDQHPYLIMELCDGSYAERMRTSPLGPVEARDLGVKIADALAHSHAAGVLHRDVKPANILHSHFNSAVLADFGLAVLAEVRDPTVTMEVLTPAYAPPEMFNHSPPSPAVDVYALCATLYAVMHGRPPRWQSERNPSLVTVLDMFNRPIPGLPGVPEELVEVLRLGMSNDPGARPSAVELRGLLAGLPLGPTDSPHHQGTSFVGPWRPPGPAERTGDDPVRGHTGQPAPRAPQEQDHPTVPAPVRRRRRWFLGGAGVLALVASAGAGAWVADNTRTPDPLPTANTAVVGTLPGCVDGTTELPAGVRCSDELQCFGPVRVRGARAQAVRVRCDRRHTWESYAEGDLPAELVGADHDTVKTADSVRQVCNPTTFRLTSGLTHEDGWNLEVLPPDDTDPDQTYRCLAGRGVDGLATPTLSLR
- a CDS encoding MBL fold metallo-hydrolase; this translates as MTGHMTTPAAGLADSLPEWVTLLRAPNPGPMTLDGTNTWLLRAPGRDETVVVDPGPADEEHLARIAAHAPVGFVLITHGHPDHTDGSRRLAELLGGVPVLAADPAHTVDAEPLTEHWEPAGGSGFRIDLVPVPGHTADSVCFLVEHEGERVVLTGDTILGRGTTVVAHPDGDLGDYLASLERLSAYRGVVALPGHGPALADCGAAADYYLAHRRARLDQVRAAVAAGDTTAAEVVARVYADVDRSLWWAAEWSVRAQLEYLGVTPRESGGGEARLDQP
- a CDS encoding acyl-CoA dehydrogenase family protein, producing the protein MNFDLTDEQEQLRDAVRALGRRYGHRYFVTKAKAGEHTSELWDEAGRLGYLGVNIPTEYGGGGGGITELAIVCEELAAAGCPLLLLVVSPAIAATVIARHGTDGQRARFLPGLADGSLKVVFAITEPEAGSNFHRLGTVARRDGDDWLLSGRKCYISGVDEAGYVLVVARTEDAASGKLKPALFVVPTDAAGLTWSKLDMEIVSPENQFLLYLDDVRVPADALVGGSLDAGLPALFAGLNPERITVAAMGAGTGRYAVERASEYTATRAVWGGRSIGSHQGVSHPLAHAAIQVELARLMIYKAAALYDAGRDLEAGISANMAKYAAGEAAALAVDTAVQVHGGAGMTTEYGVATLLGAVRAGRIAPVSREMILNFVAQHVLGQDRSY
- a CDS encoding transporter substrate-binding domain-containing protein, translating into MNTPSRQQLRAIATALAVTLTLSLAAVAGCDSRQEPEFPSVQEKLRETQVHGQPKLRIGVAILDPLLDEEKNAFVNFEAEIARYVAASLGYEGDRRIDLVPLATEDRIPALQSGEVDLVVSSFSMTKERESQVLFAGPYFVTTQEVLIPIRLKDRVRTIEDLRDPKLRVCASGGSTSEAELEEHGIRPRVVKNVSDCVRGIREGRYDLVSSDEAILAGFRSQFPTEFQIVDMPFGTSERIGVGVPIGDPALRDLVAYFLDKSYQQGRRDGSSPWLTAYHKTLGPWLKADLPQPQPLNVPDLVDFDDKAPTR